A window of Paenibacillus polygoni contains these coding sequences:
- a CDS encoding four-helix bundle copper-binding protein, producing MINQNYKECIEACLKCMAACNHCYSSCLDEEHVEMMKECIRLDRECADLCEFAAHAMSMNSSYAKAICLACAEACEACGNECKKHDHDHCQQCAEACFACAKICREMAA from the coding sequence ATGATAAACCAAAATTACAAAGAGTGTATTGAAGCGTGTTTAAAATGTATGGCTGCTTGTAACCACTGTTATTCATCTTGCTTGGATGAGGAACACGTTGAAATGATGAAAGAATGCATCCGACTGGACCGGGAATGTGCTGATCTATGCGAGTTTGCAGCGCATGCCATGTCAATGAACAGTAGTTATGCGAAAGCCATTTGTCTAGCTTGTGCAGAGGCTTGCGAAGCATGCGGTAACGAATGTAAAAAACATGACCACGACCATTGTCAGCAATGTGCAGAAGCATGTTTTGCTTGTGCAAAAATTTGCCGT